A region of Plantactinospora sp. BC1 DNA encodes the following proteins:
- a CDS encoding DUF4956 domain-containing protein: protein MPQLALFAADIVAVTLLVFGLYFPRHRRRDLVAAYLGVNIGVMAVASSLGTSSAGTGLGLGLALFGVLSIIRLRSTELDQHEVAYYFSALALGILSALGGGPAWQVPTMMALILVVMFVGDHPRLFRSYQRQSMFLDSAITDHVALVAYLEQKLGARVHSASVQRLDLVNDTTLVDVRYSHPSVQRAVRNVTVSTGGVPR from the coding sequence ATGCCCCAACTCGCCCTCTTTGCGGCGGACATCGTCGCAGTGACCCTGCTCGTGTTCGGGCTCTACTTTCCACGCCACCGGCGTCGAGACCTCGTCGCCGCGTACCTCGGCGTCAACATCGGGGTGATGGCGGTGGCGAGTTCGCTCGGCACCAGCAGCGCCGGCACCGGCCTGGGTCTCGGTCTGGCGCTCTTCGGGGTGCTCTCCATCATCCGGCTCCGCTCCACCGAACTCGACCAGCACGAGGTGGCGTACTACTTCTCGGCGCTGGCCCTCGGCATCCTCTCCGCCCTCGGCGGCGGCCCGGCCTGGCAGGTACCGACCATGATGGCCCTGATCCTGGTGGTCATGTTCGTCGGCGACCACCCCCGGCTGTTCCGCAGCTACCAGCGGCAGAGCATGTTCCTCGACTCGGCCATCACCGACCACGTCGCACTCGTCGCCTACCTCGAACAGAAGCTCGGCGCCCGGGTGCACTCGGCCAGCGTCCAGCGCCTCGACCTGGTCAACGACACCACCCTGGTCGACGTGCGCTACTCGCACCCGTCGGTGCAGCGGGCTGTCCGCAACGTCACGGTCTCCACCGGTGGGGTGCCCCGATGA
- a CDS encoding PadR family transcriptional regulator — MGFHRGFHAMHEARMRGFGFPPGGYGHGGGHGRGGGRGRGGGRGRRPNVRAAVLALLTERPMHGYEMIQELDSRTGGAWRPSPGSIYPTLQLLEDEGLIAASTESSGGRRRFGLTEAGQAEATQAAAQPPWAEFAQDTINSWHDIREAGFQAMNALRQVMMTGTDDQRERAAQVLDETRRKLYAILAESDSESAE; from the coding sequence GTGGGTTTTCACCGAGGGTTCCACGCGATGCACGAGGCCCGGATGCGCGGCTTCGGCTTCCCGCCCGGCGGCTACGGCCACGGAGGCGGCCACGGCCGGGGTGGCGGCCGGGGACGCGGCGGCGGCCGGGGACGGCGACCGAACGTCCGCGCCGCCGTACTCGCCCTGCTGACCGAGCGCCCGATGCACGGCTACGAGATGATCCAGGAGCTGGACTCGCGTACCGGCGGCGCCTGGCGGCCGAGCCCGGGGTCCATCTATCCGACCCTGCAACTCCTGGAGGACGAGGGCCTGATCGCGGCCAGCACCGAGTCGAGCGGCGGCCGACGCCGCTTCGGGCTCACCGAGGCCGGGCAGGCGGAGGCCACTCAGGCGGCCGCGCAGCCGCCGTGGGCCGAGTTCGCCCAGGACACCATCAACAGTTGGCACGACATCCGGGAAGCCGGCTTCCAGGCGATGAACGCGCTGCGTCAGGTGATGATGACCGGCACCGACGACCAGCGGGAACGGGCCGCCCAGGTGCTCGACGAGACCCGGCGCAAGCTCTACGCCATCCTCGCCGAGTCGGATTCCGAGTCGGCGGAGTGA
- a CDS encoding polyphosphate polymerase domain-containing protein: MTSTAVDCALPGHLDPIGLDELTERAALQTRVDRKYVLPLHEARAVVAQVGPDTLALEIDGRRSFEYRSVYFDTPELTSYLLTAQRRRRRFKVRTRTYLDSAECWLEVKTQGPRGNTVKDRLPYRADDETSLSPGRQFVDGVLARESIEIGDRVFAPVLVTRYRRSTLFLAATVSRVTIDTELTWEGDDGPLQLPGLAVVETKTGSTASWVDRLLWARGHRPTRISKYATGLAALRPDLPSAPWRRTLRRHFTFIGATDGHRSHLDVDRSGLSLVASAVRPANSSGTE; encoded by the coding sequence ATGACCAGCACCGCCGTTGACTGCGCCCTGCCGGGGCACCTGGACCCGATCGGGCTGGACGAACTCACCGAACGCGCCGCGTTGCAGACCCGGGTGGACCGCAAGTACGTGCTGCCGCTGCACGAGGCGCGGGCGGTCGTCGCACAGGTCGGTCCGGACACCCTGGCCCTGGAGATCGACGGACGCCGCTCCTTCGAGTACCGGTCGGTCTACTTCGACACCCCGGAACTGACCAGCTATCTGCTCACCGCCCAGCGCCGGCGGCGCCGGTTCAAGGTGCGCACCCGGACCTATCTCGACTCGGCGGAATGCTGGCTGGAGGTGAAGACGCAGGGTCCCCGGGGCAACACCGTGAAGGACCGGCTGCCGTACCGGGCGGACGACGAGACCAGCCTCTCCCCCGGACGGCAGTTCGTCGACGGCGTACTCGCGCGGGAGTCGATCGAGATCGGCGACCGGGTCTTCGCCCCCGTCCTCGTCACCAGGTACCGGCGCAGCACCCTCTTCCTGGCCGCGACGGTGAGCCGGGTGACCATCGACACCGAGCTGACCTGGGAGGGGGACGACGGGCCGCTCCAGTTGCCGGGACTGGCCGTGGTCGAGACCAAGACCGGGTCGACCGCGTCCTGGGTGGACCGCCTGCTCTGGGCCCGGGGCCACCGGCCGACACGGATCTCCAAGTACGCCACCGGGCTGGCCGCGCTCCGACCGGACCTGCCGTCCGCACCCTGGCGCCGCACCCTGCGCCGGCACTTCACCTTCATCGGGGCCACCGACGGCCACCGGTCCCACCTCGACGTCGACCGGTCCGGCCTCAGCCTCGTGGCGAGTGCGGTCCGTCCCGCGAACAGCTCTGGAACGGAGTAG
- a CDS encoding CotH kinase family protein gives MRTLGYYLAGVLVAAAIGPAAGPAPGWGDGSDRPASVAQETAAQTGGEAAAGAAGGSTDAAAEAQADPTGDITFSVPSGTFQGEVSVALGSTVSGAEVRYTTDGQPPSASSPVYSGTPLRFTRTTQVRAQAYLSGAPTGEPGTAMYVARAVNTAHDLPVLLLDAYGRGAPGRDYIDTAVMQFSPVNGTTSLSAAPSLVSRGGFHLRGQSSAMFPKTPYRLELRDNADDDVDLPLLGMPADSDWVLRGPYSDKALIRDAFMHGLGQDMGLYAPRYAFAEVYVNTDANPVAANDYLGVYLIVETIKNSKNRLDLKQLDEDDVTLPKLTGGYIFKFEWMAAEEPTLPCQGADATCWHYLEVVDPDPLQPAQAEWLRQHIQQFHDLLRSPGFADPVTGYSSFIDVDSFVDQLIINEFGRGMDAYLRSAYFHKDRDSKIVAGPLWDFDLTFGVGGFFQNDQIAGWQHQQTRTPSANDWFQRLLQDPAFVNRVKVRWQQLRQGVLSNAQLQARIDRLTAPLTAAAQRNFQRWPNLSTRMVGPFITPTSPTWQGQVQFMRDWMFQRAAWLDTTGGWGSGGTNPTTPPTTRPPTPPASTPPATGPTCTAAYSVTGQWTGGFQASVRVTAGSAAITGWRVNWTYANGQTVSQSWEATVTSSGATVTATNAAHNGALGAGASTTFGFLGTWNGTNSLPTPTCTAS, from the coding sequence ATGCGCACACTCGGCTACTACCTGGCGGGCGTCCTGGTCGCCGCGGCGATCGGCCCGGCGGCGGGGCCCGCTCCGGGATGGGGCGACGGCTCCGACCGTCCGGCGTCGGTCGCCCAGGAGACGGCGGCCCAGACCGGCGGCGAGGCCGCCGCCGGGGCGGCGGGCGGCAGCACCGACGCGGCGGCGGAGGCCCAGGCGGACCCGACCGGCGACATCACGTTCTCGGTGCCGAGCGGCACCTTCCAGGGCGAGGTCTCGGTCGCGCTGGGCAGCACGGTGAGCGGGGCGGAGGTGCGGTACACCACCGACGGCCAGCCGCCGAGCGCCAGTTCGCCGGTCTACTCCGGCACTCCGCTGCGGTTCACCCGTACCACGCAGGTGCGGGCCCAGGCGTACCTGAGCGGCGCCCCGACCGGCGAGCCCGGCACCGCGATGTACGTCGCCCGCGCGGTGAACACCGCGCACGACCTGCCGGTACTGCTGCTCGACGCGTACGGGCGGGGCGCACCGGGGCGGGACTACATCGACACCGCCGTCATGCAGTTCTCCCCGGTGAACGGGACGACCTCGCTCTCCGCCGCGCCCAGCCTGGTCAGCCGGGGCGGCTTCCACCTGCGCGGGCAGTCCAGCGCGATGTTCCCGAAGACGCCGTACCGGCTGGAGCTGCGGGACAACGCCGACGACGACGTCGACCTGCCGCTGCTGGGCATGCCGGCCGACTCCGACTGGGTACTGCGCGGCCCGTACAGCGACAAGGCGCTGATCCGGGACGCCTTCATGCACGGCCTGGGCCAGGACATGGGCCTGTACGCCCCGCGCTACGCCTTCGCCGAGGTGTACGTGAACACCGACGCGAACCCGGTCGCCGCGAACGACTACCTCGGGGTCTACCTGATCGTCGAGACCATCAAGAACTCGAAGAACCGGCTCGACCTGAAGCAGCTCGACGAGGACGACGTCACGCTGCCGAAGCTGACCGGCGGATACATCTTCAAGTTCGAGTGGATGGCGGCGGAGGAGCCGACCCTGCCCTGCCAGGGCGCGGACGCGACCTGCTGGCACTACCTGGAGGTGGTCGACCCGGACCCGCTGCAACCCGCGCAGGCGGAGTGGCTGCGGCAGCACATCCAACAGTTCCACGACCTGTTGCGCAGTCCCGGATTCGCCGATCCGGTGACGGGATATTCGTCCTTCATCGACGTCGACTCCTTCGTCGACCAGCTCATCATCAACGAGTTCGGTCGGGGCATGGACGCCTACCTGCGCAGCGCGTACTTCCACAAGGACCGGGACAGCAAGATCGTCGCCGGTCCGCTCTGGGACTTCGACCTGACCTTCGGGGTGGGCGGCTTCTTCCAGAACGACCAGATCGCCGGCTGGCAGCACCAGCAGACCCGTACCCCGAGCGCGAACGACTGGTTCCAGCGGCTGCTCCAGGATCCGGCCTTCGTCAACCGGGTCAAGGTCCGCTGGCAGCAGCTCCGCCAGGGGGTACTCTCCAACGCCCAGCTCCAGGCCCGGATCGACCGGTTGACCGCCCCGCTGACCGCCGCCGCGCAGCGGAACTTCCAGCGCTGGCCGAACCTCAGCACCCGGATGGTCGGCCCGTTCATCACGCCGACCTCGCCGACCTGGCAGGGACAGGTGCAGTTCATGCGGGACTGGATGTTCCAGCGGGCGGCGTGGCTGGACACCACCGGCGGCTGGGGCTCCGGCGGGACCAACCCGACCACTCCGCCGACCACCAGGCCGCCGACCCCGCCGGCCAGCACCCCGCCGGCCACCGGCCCGACGTGTACGGCCGCCTACAGCGTCACCGGTCAGTGGACCGGCGGCTTCCAGGCCAGCGTACGGGTCACCGCCGGTTCGGCCGCGATCACCGGCTGGCGGGTCAACTGGACGTACGCCAACGGGCAGACGGTCAGCCAGTCCTGGGAGGCGACCGTGACCAGCAGCGGTGCGACGGTGACCGCGACCAATGCCGCGCACAACGGGGCGCTCGGCGCCGGGGCGAGCACCACCTTCGGGTTCCTCGGCACCTGGAACGGCACGAACAGCCTGCCCACACCCACCTGTACGGCGTCCTGA
- the ispG gene encoding flavodoxin-dependent (E)-4-hydroxy-3-methylbut-2-enyl-diphosphate synthase: MTAVSLGMPAVPPPPLATRRASRQIKVGSVLVGGGAPVSVQSMTTTLTADVNSTLQQIAELTASGCQIVRVAVPSQDDVEALPAIAKKSQIPVIADIHFQPKYVFAAIDAGCAAVRVNPGNIRQFDDKVKEIAAAASAAGIPIRIGVNAGSLDKRLLAKYGKATAEALVESALWECSLFEEHGFRDIKISVKHNDPVVMIRAYRQLAEQCDYPLHLGVTEAGPAFQGTVKSAVAFGALLAEGIGDTIRVSLSAPPVEEIKVGAAILESLGLRERGLEIVSCPSCGRAQVDVYKLAEEVTAGLEGLPVPLRVAVMGCVVNGPGEAREADLGVASGNGKGQIFVKGQVIKTVPEGQIVETLIEEAVRLADEMGAELPEELRDLVAKPIVTVH; this comes from the coding sequence GTGACCGCCGTCAGCCTCGGCATGCCCGCCGTACCGCCGCCACCGCTGGCGACCCGGCGGGCCAGCCGGCAGATCAAGGTCGGTTCCGTGCTGGTCGGCGGCGGCGCCCCGGTCTCCGTGCAGTCGATGACCACCACCCTGACCGCCGACGTCAACTCGACGCTCCAGCAGATCGCCGAGCTGACCGCCTCCGGCTGCCAGATCGTCCGGGTGGCGGTGCCGTCCCAGGACGACGTGGAGGCGCTGCCGGCGATTGCGAAGAAGTCGCAGATCCCGGTGATCGCCGACATCCACTTCCAGCCGAAGTACGTCTTCGCGGCGATCGACGCCGGCTGCGCGGCGGTCCGGGTGAACCCGGGCAACATCCGGCAGTTCGACGACAAGGTCAAGGAGATCGCTGCGGCGGCCTCGGCGGCCGGGATACCGATCCGGATCGGGGTGAACGCCGGCTCGCTGGACAAGCGCCTGCTGGCGAAGTACGGCAAGGCCACCGCCGAGGCGCTGGTCGAGTCGGCGCTCTGGGAGTGCTCGCTCTTCGAGGAGCACGGCTTCCGGGACATCAAGATCTCGGTCAAGCACAACGACCCGGTGGTGATGATCCGGGCGTACCGGCAGTTGGCCGAGCAGTGCGACTATCCGCTGCACCTCGGGGTGACCGAGGCGGGCCCGGCGTTCCAGGGCACCGTCAAGTCGGCGGTCGCCTTCGGGGCGCTGCTCGCGGAGGGGATCGGCGACACCATCCGGGTCTCGCTCTCCGCGCCACCGGTCGAGGAGATCAAGGTCGGCGCCGCCATCCTGGAGTCGCTCGGGCTGCGCGAGCGCGGCCTGGAGATCGTCTCCTGTCCGTCCTGCGGCCGGGCCCAGGTCGACGTCTACAAGCTGGCCGAGGAGGTCACCGCCGGCCTGGAGGGGCTGCCGGTGCCGTTGCGGGTGGCGGTGATGGGCTGCGTGGTCAACGGTCCCGGCGAGGCGCGGGAAGCGGATCTCGGGGTGGCCTCCGGCAACGGCAAGGGGCAGATCTTCGTCAAGGGCCAGGTCATCAAGACTGTGCCCGAGGGGCAGATCGTGGAGACCCTGATCGAGGAGGCCGTCCGGCTCGCCGACGAGATGGGTGCCGAACTGCCCGAGGAGCTGCGCGACCTGGTCGCCAAGCCCATCGTGACGGTGCACTGA
- a CDS encoding RIP metalloprotease, which produces MLYLLGVVAFALGILISVSLHEAGHMLVAKRFGMKVTRYFVGFGPTVWSFRRGETEYGIKAIPLGGFCKIVGMTPQDDDVDPADEPRVMWRYPLWKRTAVMAAGSVAHFTLAIVTLWFAAIFMGLPNPDYPTTTAEIRNEPARIEIAPCVVKENAARACQAGDPASPAGQASLRDGDVITGIGTIPVANWGQMLDAVRATKPGPVEVTYLRDGATQKAQVNLAEVQRPPQDQADGPAGPVSALGVGLGTPPTITYSPIGAFGATADFTGEMAVNTVKALQRIPQKVPALWASITGEERDIDTPISVVGASRLGGEAVQHGLWEVFVLLFISLNFFIGVFNLLPLLPMDGGHIAIAWFERARSWLFARLGKPDPGRVDYFKLMPVTYALILIGGAFTLLTITADVVNPITLIQR; this is translated from the coding sequence ATGCTGTATCTGCTCGGGGTGGTGGCGTTCGCCCTGGGGATCCTGATCTCGGTGAGCCTGCACGAGGCCGGGCACATGCTCGTGGCCAAGCGGTTCGGGATGAAGGTCACCCGCTACTTCGTCGGCTTCGGCCCCACCGTCTGGTCGTTCCGGCGAGGTGAGACCGAATACGGCATCAAGGCGATCCCGCTGGGTGGCTTCTGCAAGATCGTCGGCATGACGCCGCAGGACGACGACGTCGACCCGGCGGACGAGCCCCGGGTGATGTGGCGGTACCCGCTCTGGAAGCGGACCGCGGTGATGGCCGCCGGCTCGGTGGCGCACTTCACCCTCGCCATCGTCACCCTCTGGTTCGCCGCCATCTTCATGGGGCTGCCCAACCCCGACTATCCGACCACCACCGCCGAGATCCGCAACGAGCCGGCCCGGATCGAGATCGCGCCCTGCGTGGTCAAGGAGAACGCGGCCCGGGCCTGCCAGGCCGGCGACCCGGCGAGCCCGGCGGGCCAGGCCAGCCTGCGCGACGGTGACGTGATCACCGGCATCGGCACCATCCCGGTGGCCAACTGGGGTCAGATGCTGGACGCGGTGCGGGCGACCAAGCCCGGCCCGGTGGAGGTGACCTACCTGCGGGACGGCGCGACCCAGAAGGCCCAGGTCAACCTGGCCGAGGTGCAGCGCCCGCCGCAGGACCAGGCGGACGGGCCGGCCGGTCCGGTTTCGGCTCTCGGCGTCGGGCTCGGTACCCCGCCGACGATCACCTACAGCCCGATCGGTGCCTTCGGCGCCACCGCCGACTTCACCGGCGAGATGGCGGTCAACACCGTCAAGGCGCTGCAACGGATCCCGCAGAAGGTTCCGGCCCTCTGGGCGTCGATCACCGGCGAGGAGCGGGACATCGACACCCCGATCAGCGTGGTCGGGGCGAGCCGGCTCGGCGGCGAGGCGGTCCAGCACGGCCTCTGGGAGGTCTTCGTCCTCCTCTTCATCTCGCTGAACTTCTTCATCGGCGTCTTCAACCTGCTCCCGCTGCTGCCGATGGACGGTGGACACATCGCCATCGCCTGGTTCGAACGGGCCCGGTCCTGGCTCTTCGCCCGACTCGGCAAGCCCGACCCCGGGCGGGTCGACTACTTCAAGCTGATGCCCGTAACGTACGCTTTGATCCTGATCGGCGGCGCGTTCACGCTGCTCACCATCACCGCCGACGTGGTCAATCCGATAACCCTGATCCAGAGGTGA